From the genome of Cololabis saira isolate AMF1-May2022 chromosome 1, fColSai1.1, whole genome shotgun sequence:
ctAACTCCCAtacctgcacgtagaaatgtcattcaaacttcaaaacggaggaaaacttctcttctctccaaaacaccaaccagtttttttcctaagatgtacacttttcaagatatgagcactcaagcgaggactggcaatcacttttttgtcaaatttagagTGGAGCTCTCATTTTTTAGAGTGCGAgagacagtaaaaaaataaccttaatttttatttgtaactcgagctcacggccgaactgTGAAAGCtggacaaataatttttggtcagaatgtagacatacgtgTTGgcattcataaaatgtgactttgacaggcggggtatgcacaaaatttaaacggaggGGGGTCTAAAGCGGCACAaattcctgcctctgtctccattgactgtaatgtaatcaaaagttttcttcaaaaaaaatctcactttgttttcgcactgccgtttctaacacattttaaggaatatctgaataaaattaagattgtcagagtctgctgggttctgtgtctctcacaatgtctttgtttttctgctacgagctacggttttctcacaaatcagaGTTATTTGGGAACTTGTCAGAAGGCaaaaatctgggtttttctcacagcaaAACCGGAACCTTCCTCAtgtcgaggttcttgttgcccctagcaaccagagctcagctgctgagtcattgcctgagccagaactggtcacatgactgagtcagtacagacttcatatactttaacctggaaaatggagaaatctgacccctgacctttgacgatccccagtcctgctgggaaccggtacatggtgtgtgtgtgtgtgtgtgtgtgtgtgtgtgtgtgtgtgtgtgtgtgtgtgtgtatatatatatatatatagccccgccccttcttctgattggccgatatgtgatattcaaataacttttgaatggttttacatagagaggcaagggtggtgtcataggactcggtattgagtccttgaccttcattggtgcaaattagccccgccccttcttctgattggccgatatgcgagtccttcacctttattgcttgcaaaatcaagcaatgttcacaaatgggcagcagcccCCCGTAGCACTCTCGAAATCTCTGCgaggaaattttctagttattgttATTCTACTGTAAATATATTTCAGGAGGATTTGGGTCATAGTTTAAGTACCAGAACCAAACAGAACCCACTCAACGGATCCCCCTGGTGACTTGGGGGGGCCGGGCCCCCACCCCATATCTCCGGCCCTGCCCCCCTCCAGGAGCCACAAACGGACCCGGGCGTCAGAGACCTAGTAAGTAAACATTTTATTGACCTAAACATGCACAATATGGCTGATTAGAAAAGACTCGTTGAAAAGCAACAGAAGGAATGTTGGACTTtgatggaaacaaaacaaatatttaaatCCCTTTTGAGTTCGTGGACTTGAGTCAGTCCAGCCGCTGAACTTGGTAGTgcttgaagagagagagacgccGCTCCTGCTGGGAATACTGGTGCTGACGGGCCCCGCGGGCCGGAACCGGGTCCGGGACCGGGACCGAGGCCgggtccagaaccaggaccaggtccagaaccggatccaggaccaggacccgcGGGGCAGACGACTGCATATACGATACAAAACGATTACAATATCTCGTATAAAAGATAAGTTTATGctccacatgcacacacatacacactgtacagatgtgtgtgtgcacgttctAGTctagcgcacacacacacacacacacacacacacacacacacacacacacacttgagtGTCCGTCACTCCTTCATTCTGTCCAGTTGAGGCGAAGCAGCGCCGGCCGTCACGGCGACGGGGGCGGGGCCTCGTCCTGGGGGGCGGGGCAGCGTCAATACTGTCCTCACCGCCGCGGCGGCTAGCGCTGGGTAGTCGGCCCGCCTTCACCGCCCCGCGGCGGTTAGCATTAGCTGGTCGGCCCGCCTTTGTCGCCCCGCGGCGGCTAGCGTTAGCTGGTCGGCCCACCTTTGTCCCCGCGGCAGTTAGCGTTAACTGGTCGGCCCGCCTTCGCCGCCCCGCGGCAGCAGCTACCGCTAGGTGGTCGGCCCGCCTTTGTCACCCCGCGGCTCCTCCTTGGCGCCGCTGGCGTTCGTACCGTTGACAGTTAGCTTGCGCGCGCCGGGCTTGGCGGCGAGGGCGTGgcgtgggggggcggggccggagGAGGCGGGGCCGTTGGAGCTCTGGACGGCGGCGGGGGAGGGGCTGTTGTTGTGGGGGGCGGGGTTTCCCGAGGCCgcccgggggggcggggccgcccgCGGGGCCGGGGCCGCCGTCGGACTGTGGACCTTCTCGCTCTGGGAGTCGCTCTCCGACGTGGGCGACGTGTTGACGCCGTCCGAGTGGCCCTGAGCCGCCGCCTGCGGTGCCCGCCGGCGCTTCCGGGTCGGCTTCACCAGGTACTGCAGCGGGATCGGACCGGTCTGTGGAGACAGGAGACCAGAGGTTACCTTCTTCGGACCATATAAAGGACATTATTGTATATGACAACATGGCCGCTGCGTCCCAGAATGCTTGCGGCCATGTCGACCAAGCCCTATTTGTTAAGagatggaacaaataaaaacatggaaacacCTCGGACAGCCCCACAAGCTGGCGGGAACCAGAGAGAGAACCCCAGAACCGGAGAACCCCAGAACCGGAGAACCCCAGAACCGGACCGACGGCTCATTAACCCAGCTCCCGTGTTCCTGGTGGAACCGGCAGAAGACGCGTCAGCagcgtttagtttagtttaatttagtttggTTTAATTTAGTTTGGTTTCCATCCTACCAGCCTAGAGGATCGGTCTCCCCCTGATCCTCCCTATGTGTCCCTCAGGGCTCTATTCTGGGGCCTCTACTCTTTTCCCTACATGCCCCACCCCCCCGGGAtccattatataaatataacattcactgctatgctgatgacacacacatGACacgcccaaaacggcttagctccgcattatttgcaagacctgatagtgccttatgttcctggcagagctctccgctctcagagtgcaggtttactcgtagttcctagagtatctaaatgtagatttggagggcgggcgttctgctatcaggcaccattactatggaaccaacttccaatctgggttaaggaggctgacaccacctccacctttaaaactaaacttaaaacatttctgtttagtaaagcctatagttagtgtttagtaaacctctagctggtgttggtaaatctctaggtagtgtaaactctagtgtgttagagacGCTCCTGTAgtttttcttgtgctggcccccccttctcctctcttttttctcttttgtacatggtgcagcatcttctgccggtggcgaagagaatccctgaatgcaaaacaccggatcctgcagcgtgggagtgagaggggcagggtaacggcccgggccgttaccctgcagttacattacgactttattctcgcaacattacgactttattctcgcaacattacgactttattctcgtaacgttacgactttattatcatattattaagactttattctcgtaatttccttttttttgtcttagtttggccctaatacttcgTCGTATTCAGAAGCTACAAAAGGAAGTAAAACCTTCAGCtacgaggccccgcccccttcaaCAGAGAAACTTGGTAACGTTTATAGTTATTCTTGGCTGGAACCTCGGACCGATCCTGGATCGCCCCCAGAGATGATCCAGACCCCCCAGAGATGATCCAGACCCCCCAGACCTCCCGTGGTTCATCAGAGTAAAGTGACTCACTCGTCTCCACTCGTAGAAGTAGGCGATGTCCATGAGTGTGTAGTAATCCTTCAGGGGCTCGTCTCCGTACAGAACCTCCACCTGCAACACAGAGACACGTCAGAACCACCAGAACTACCAGAATCCATCAGAACTAGTGGTGGGGGGGAAAAAtagatattgcaatatattgcaatatattgttgcgttCTCTGTCataataaataatcgataaactgacggcaaatatggatattttattacaacacacataatggatttacgtggttgtcaccgcactaatgttcatgcactttaattagtccagctgttcagtgtttacatttatacaattctttgtacattgtaggaagttttggcattaaataaatgcataaacagacgttttcctttttaagggtattttttctttttcagtcacatatatatcgtgatatatcgttgacgaaatttcttacaatatatatgGAATATCGTAGATACCGTGTATCGTGATATCGTTATCGCGGGCCACATAtcaccacagtattgaatcgtgagttactcGTATCGTCCCACCGCTACTCAGAAACCCCCAGAACCCCCGAACCTCCACCTGCATCACTGACcacgtttccagcatcaataaccttttctaaccggaatatgatcaataacccggttacacggccatgtaaacaccaataacccctttgaataaccggaatttgctcatattctggtttttaaaaaccccaatatgagccctgggttcctccttttctaacccgaatatttgtcATGTTTAGCCTAACGGGATTTTCACCcggtcgaaatgtcgtgaataaagttgaaatgttgagaaaaaaggcaaaatttcgactttattcttgaaattgtatttcaacattaatcttgacatcgTCGGTGAGAATCTGAGACAACTGTTATCTGAAATAATCTTCTGattatttttctaaataaaagactaaaatgtaatttacagCAAAAACAATGACAGTAACCAAATCTTTTGATAAACGTGGTATTTAGTAACGTGTTGGGCTGGACCAAACTAACCGATTAAGCCGGAGATATACTCTACGCACGtaacctgcgtagcctgcgtagcctgctttgtgtctgttcatgctccactgcgtacgtcgcgtaccacccgagtagagcctgtcataccgatggtgaccgatagggggcagtaagcagagcaacagttggaaaagctacttatattaagtagcagaagtagtagcagcagcagcggtagcagattagaaaaacgaacacttttacaggacaatattggatgatgtaggagattataacatcgtgtgaatgtgtatgagtgtgtatgaatgtttgtggtggtcggaggggccgtttggcgcgatatggcagccacgctcccgtcagtctgcagggcagctgcggctacagacggagctaccaccggggaggatgtgtgtgaatgaataatgatctctgtaaagctctgggtgcctagaaggaagctaaagaaaaccataacattattattattattattactctttttttaatgtgtattacttatttatattactgttttaccccctccctgtgtgtgtgtgtgtgtacttagtctttccagactaatttatccagcattctcctcacccatctcaacaagaatgacgaaacaataaatccagttaattttaggttcatatggagaagtagatgtcaatatataagaaagattaacatggtcaaaaaatgtattgttcctaatatgattccaagtcattcaatagtatttttattgaaaaacagagtatttaaaataaaataagtcccgtcaattgactcccggctcccggctccgcttcctcccggctccgggaggcaccgaggctcggcgcgtacctccgccggggctcggtcgccggggctcggcggccggggctcggcggccggggctcggcggccggggctcggcggccggggctcgccatccgcggtactcccggggactctagtcccgcagcaccagtgagtattttgaccggagagattataaaataccggacttcggcatattttaccggacaacggaaaccctggggggaagttaaatattgcataaatatatgcacggggaactttctccaggggagagcagcataatcgtgccagccgggatcagaccgggaacagcgatactagcggccagagcgagaactgcaggtcgcgtacgcgttcagtgtctttttgagaaaacgtgcacgtcgacgcgtcaaatgtacgcaggatacgcaggatacgcgagacgtgacgtcacgcgtatcctgcgtctggcgtacgcgttctgaactgcaagtataaacgcggcttTACTAACCGATTACTAACTGGACATCCAGTTGGACGTccagtttttagtttttagtgcCGGTGTCCGaatatttgtttctgttttgtttttcctttttcatattttacCCAAAATGATTTTGTTCGTACttaaataaatagatatttGTAAGTTTTAGTTTGGAATCAAtcctcttattatttttctttaagacTACAACTTACGTGGTCTTTTGTGTTCTGCTGCAAACTTTGCTGTTCTCTAttgtttaaattgtattttgattgctgtacggcgaccttgagtgccatgaaaggcgccTAACAAATGAAAGgtattaattattattgttattatattcccaatgtttcagtaaccggaatattggccACGGTGAACACAAAcaagaaacgaaacaactgtatctgtttagcccctgaatcggaacaaaacaaacgggccacaggtctgaaagctccttaggcagtggaaacagaaatccAGGTTCCAAACTGACATCCCAACTcccaaccagaaccagccctggaaccggtctgGTGGAGACGGGGTCTGAGTGTTTTAAACCCTCCCGTCGGCGTCGGCCCGTTACCCGGTAGTTGTTGGGGATGTCCATCTTGCTCCGCAGGAACTTGGCCAGGTGCATGACGGACATGGCAGCGGGACACTGGAGGAAACGCTTCCCGTTGGACTGAGAGGAGACGAGAGGAGACGAGAGGAGACGAGACAAGAGGAGACAAGAGGAGACGAGAGTTAGTTAGTCCCAGCAGGACGGACCAGCGGTTACTAGTGATGCacataatgttatttatatagcacatttaaaaacaacaaggtcgaccaaagtgctgtacagtttacatttaaaacaaaacaatacaaaaagaaaatacagtacaaagtgtggaaacaataaaatcactaatgTACTTAGATGGTCAATGAaatatagtgatgcaccgattgttcggtaaccgaaattgttcggccgaaaatggcaaaaaaacactttcggtgttcggtggaataagtgggaaaaaaagcgaacaattaataacgttgtaatataaggaaacagactggccgctccgtaacggttgcaccacaaacataaatcgttggccaaccaaaaagtaaccacataagaattttaccaacattcaccaggaggtggaaccaaaacaacagaatgctggaaattaaaacatgttcagtttttatgttcaataaatattttctaccttgtaattttgaaaaagatttttttcttttaaaagcctaaattaaatgtatttgatttgtgcaatggtgaaaaaattggcaaaataaatgaaaaactgctgaagaaccatgttcggtattcggccaagtgtttattattattttcggtttcggccacagattttcatttcggtgcatcactaataaaatagtaataaaaaatagaaaatagacggcAAAGTTCGGTAACCAAAATTTATAGCATttctttatttgcagcagcgtttgtttttatttgcagcgttacttttatttgcagcaatggcgggtctcggccaccgtattttccatgatcggaataaataaaatatgaaatatgaaatatgaaattcggtattcggccaagtgtttattattattttgggtTTGGGCCACAGATTTTCacatcggtgcatcactagcgtTTATGGTTTTACCTTGTCTCCCTCCAGCTCGGGCCGTTGTCTCTCGCTGCTCCTGCAGGAGAAACGTTAGAGAGTTAAACTCTGACCAGGTGATGGTGGTTCTGAGGACAGAGATTTCTGAGGACAGAGGGACGTCCGTCTTACCGGCTCTTCTCGTAGAACTGGATGGACAGACTGATGATCTCGTCCTCTGCGATGTTGAACGTTTCCACCACCTCCCCCGGCTCCAGGACCCGGTTCTCCGCGTAGAAATCCCTCCGTCGCTTCATCTCGTCTGGGGGGAAGAGAGGAGGTGAAGAAGAGAGGAGGTGAAGAAGAGGAGGTGAAGAAGAGAGGAGGTGAAGAAGAGGAGGTGAAGAAGAGAGGAGGTGAAGAAGAGGAGGTGAAGAAGAGAGGAGGTGAAGAAGAGGAggtgaagaagaggaagaaaagagggggtgaagaagaggaggtgaagaagagaagaagaagagaggaggTGAAGCAGCCGAGATAAACGTCTCTACACATCTATAACTGTCTCAAAATATCTATAAATGTCTGGAAACTTCTTTACACATCTGTAATAATCTATAACAACTATAACTGTCCATAAATGTCTATAAATACGATAAACGTCTATAACAACTATAAACATCTCTACACATCTATAATCATctataacaataaatgtcaaTAAACATCTATAACCGACTAAAAACATCAATAACGTCTCTAAACATTTCTACACATCTATAACAACTATAAACGTCTTTAAATGTCTATAACATCtatctgttttgtttgttaaGCGACCTTGTGTATCatgaaaggcgctatataagtacaagttattattattattattattattattattattattattattattattattattataataaacatCCATAACcatctaaagcctgatttaaggttctgtgttaaaccaacgccgtcgtgaaccttcgttcttctccgtcactccatttctccggtGCTAAACCCCCAgaactagttgatactttgtttagcttccggcttttccggtcacagtgaatcaaagagatcaggacaactattgtgcaaaaaaactaaacaaaataaatcagacacacgaagaaaagaggctgaaagttcacgactgtttcacgaaccggaaccagaaatgcgttgctaccaagagaaccaatcacagcctctcgtctgtgttgggtcctagttccattttttgggaggtgctagcaggcgtagctacggagagactagCGTAGCCGCGTACGCTACGGTGttggtttaacacagaaccagaattcagccTTAACAGCCTCCACATCTCTGGTCACATGACGTCGTACCTTTGAACAATCCTGGAACCAGTTTATACACGATGTCCTGGAGAGTTTTGTCGGCCCTGGAAGAAGAAGAGAACTGGGTCAGGTGTTGGTGGAAACAGACGGGTCAGACCGCCCGGACGGGTCAGACGGGTCAAATGGCCCCGTTACCTGATGCTGAGCTGGGGACACGTCTTCTGGACCTGCATGTCACACCGCGGGCAGAACTTGTTGGTCTCCAGGAACGCCACGATGCAGGTTTTACAGactggagggagagaggagtCAGTTAgggggaataataataataataataataataataataataataataataataacttggaTTTCTATAGCTTCTTCAAGGctcccagagctttacagagatcattattcattcatacacattctctccggtggtagctacatttgtagccacagctgctacatttgtagccacagctgcccaaacattcaaacagattcaccaccaaacatggcaggtgggtaaggtgtcttgcccaaggacactacggcagcaaactgggacagagcaggatttgaaccgccgaccttccgatcattggacgacccgctctgccacctgagctactgccgccccaagaTTAGTGGACACTGGGGGCCCCCAGGGGCCACACCGGGGACCACACCGGGCCCCTGGGGGCCACAGTGACCGCACCGGGCCCCTGCAGCCACTAGGGGCCGCCAGAATCCAGTAGCAGCAGAGTCTGGGTGAATAAAATGACTGAACTTGTGAGAAAatacgacagagtattagggccaaactaagacaataaaaacaattggaaattacgagaataaagtcataatgttgcaagaataaagtcgtaatagaataaagtcgtaatattacgagactaaagtcgtaatgttgcgataataaagtggtaatttatgagaactgtaacaggaagagcttcttctccctgtgttaaaatgaggaatattgagcatcttgtgaagttatattttggtatcggtttcacaaataaggaaatacttaatCTTTTGGAACTTCAGCATcgaattattatcagtataaggactttaaaacgaCTGTGTCTATTTGGAAGAAGGAAATCTTTC
Proteins encoded in this window:
- the LOC133450272 gene encoding polycomb group RING finger protein 2-like, with translation MDKMQPNRIKITDLNPHLTCPLCAGYLIDATTIVECLHSFCKTCIVAFLETNKFCPRCDMQVQKTCPQLSIRADKTLQDIVYKLVPGLFKDEMKRRRDFYAENRVLEPGEVVETFNIAEDEIISLSIQFYEKSRSSERQRPELEGDKSNGKRFLQCPAAMSVMHLAKFLRSKMDIPNNYRVEVLYGDEPLKDYYTLMDIAYFYEWRRTGPIPLQYLVKPTRKRRRAPQAAAQGHSDGVNTSPTSESDSQSEKVHSPTAAPAPRAAPPPRAASGNPAPHNNSPSPAAVQSSNGPASSGPAPPRHALAAKPGARKLTVNGTNASGAKEEPRGDKGGPTT